One Falsarthrobacter nasiphocae DNA segment encodes these proteins:
- a CDS encoding PASTA domain-containing protein — protein sequence MTSHGKNVPDPVEAPLEDLLSGASAGDARAGGSGAGGPASVPGGGADDAGAAARKRRLSRRAVMTLVGAAGVAAVAASVGALRGAAPGPAEPMTETVPPVAGSTLEEAQAALRRAGLKYRTKESPSDSPRGSVLGTEPEAGKPADRGAAVRILVSSGPSHAKVPDRLDGLDEAEARRRLEDLGFTVTTSQQNSAKVSENKVMSVTPQPGTDVAVGTEVVLTVSSGRVTMPSLVGLKRADAIRRLEADDLRLPYEIRYAFTRGRSFGTVTEQSEKAHASIPAGTKIRLTITLDPRRTRPTTAPAPSSSPSSSKSPEPKRT from the coding sequence ATGACGTCGCACGGCAAGAACGTCCCCGACCCCGTCGAGGCGCCTCTCGAGGACCTGCTCTCCGGGGCCAGCGCGGGTGACGCACGGGCGGGCGGTTCCGGGGCGGGCGGTCCGGCGTCCGTGCCGGGCGGGGGTGCGGACGACGCCGGGGCCGCCGCGCGCAAGCGCCGCCTCTCCCGGCGGGCCGTCATGACGCTCGTGGGCGCCGCGGGGGTCGCGGCCGTTGCCGCCAGCGTGGGTGCCCTCCGAGGCGCCGCCCCCGGGCCGGCTGAGCCCATGACGGAGACGGTTCCCCCCGTTGCGGGCAGCACGCTCGAGGAAGCCCAGGCGGCGCTCCGCCGGGCCGGGCTCAAGTACCGAACCAAGGAATCGCCCTCCGACTCCCCGCGCGGCTCCGTCCTCGGCACGGAGCCCGAGGCCGGCAAGCCCGCCGACCGCGGCGCGGCCGTGCGGATCCTCGTCTCCAGCGGCCCGAGCCACGCCAAGGTCCCGGACCGTCTCGATGGCCTGGACGAGGCCGAGGCGCGTCGCCGTCTGGAGGACCTCGGCTTCACCGTGACCACCTCTCAGCAGAACTCGGCGAAGGTCTCGGAGAACAAGGTCATGAGCGTCACCCCCCAGCCCGGCACGGATGTGGCCGTCGGCACGGAGGTGGTCCTGACCGTCTCCTCGGGTCGCGTGACGATGCCGTCCCTCGTGGGCCTCAAGCGTGCAGACGCCATCAGACGGCTCGAGGCGGACGACCTCCGCCTTCCCTATGAGATCCGCTACGCCTTCACGCGCGGACGCTCCTTCGGCACCGTGACGGAGCAGTCGGAGAAGGCCCACGCGTCCATCCCGGCCGGCACCAAGATCCGTCTCACCATCACCCTGGACCCTCGCAGGACGCGGCCGACGACGGCGCCAGCCCCGTCGTCGTCCCCCTCCTCCTCGAAGAGCCCTGAGCCGAAGCGGACGTAG
- a CDS encoding cell division protein CrgA, with protein sequence MSTKRSRSKSSSAPAGKSTRTLRKDIDEMPAAFQDRPIPVSSSKTAPKASTPLPTWYKVLMFGLMVVGLLWVVAFYIMQANGPVAAWGQGNIAAGFGLILVGFIMMMRWR encoded by the coding sequence ATGTCCACGAAGCGCTCACGCTCCAAGAGCTCGTCCGCACCCGCCGGGAAGTCCACCCGGACCCTCCGCAAGGACATCGACGAGATGCCTGCGGCGTTCCAGGACCGGCCCATCCCCGTGTCCTCGAGCAAGACCGCGCCCAAAGCCAGCACCCCCCTGCCGACCTGGTACAAAGTTCTCATGTTCGGGCTCATGGTCGTGGGCCTGCTGTGGGTTGTGGCGTTCTACATCATGCAGGCGAACGGCCCCGTGGCGGCATGGGGCCAGGGCAACATCGCGGCCGGCTTCGGGCTGATCCTCGTGGGCTTCATCATGATGATGCGCTGGCGCTGA
- a CDS encoding 5-oxoprolinase subunit B/C family protein: MTQDPTSSTPTGPTGYRRSSRRAVLFEFADLESVVTAQANLAERPVEGMVELVAAARTLLVEVDAAEKLQAAIDDVMSRAVVLREASEGKLVVVETVYNGEDIAAVARLAGLTEDPTAARDAVIEAHTGTEWTAAFGGFAPGFAYLTSEDQRLTVPRLDSPRTEVPAGSVALADGFSAVYPRSSPGGWQLIGRTKARLWDVTKEAPALIQPGDRVQFKAIREQVSIPPIKLPSFIRSARHLEIRDPGVFATIQDLGRPGLARIGVTRSGAVDRWGLRRANQLVGNEPGAACVEFIGGTFRLAARTDQVVAVTGALVPIKITTPDGRTRRAVTEAPLQLKQGDRLHVGAPEAGLRSYLAVRGGFDVAEIVGSRSTDTLSGVGPERLVEGTRLAVLPPAPKSFVGDAGSPVEGLPAAGGEATTLRITLGPRQDWFTDESLAAFLAGEYEVTQKSSRVGVRFTGPALERAAEGELASEGTVAGALQIPKDGLPVLFLQDHPVTGGYPVLGAVIDEDLWIAGQLPPGATVRFAVVD, translated from the coding sequence ATGACCCAGGACCCCACCAGCAGCACCCCCACGGGCCCCACTGGGTACCGCCGCTCCTCCCGCCGGGCCGTCCTCTTCGAGTTCGCGGACCTCGAGTCCGTGGTGACCGCCCAGGCGAACCTCGCGGAGCGCCCCGTCGAGGGCATGGTGGAGCTCGTCGCCGCGGCCCGCACCCTCCTCGTCGAGGTGGACGCCGCGGAGAAGCTCCAGGCGGCCATCGATGACGTCATGAGCCGCGCCGTCGTCCTCCGGGAGGCGAGCGAGGGCAAGCTCGTCGTCGTCGAGACGGTCTACAACGGCGAGGACATCGCCGCCGTGGCGCGCCTCGCAGGCCTCACCGAGGATCCGACCGCCGCCCGGGACGCCGTCATCGAGGCCCACACGGGCACGGAGTGGACCGCCGCCTTCGGCGGGTTCGCCCCCGGCTTCGCGTACCTCACGAGCGAGGATCAGCGCCTCACGGTGCCACGCCTCGACTCGCCCCGCACCGAGGTTCCCGCGGGATCCGTGGCGCTCGCGGACGGCTTCTCGGCGGTCTACCCGCGCTCAAGCCCGGGCGGCTGGCAGCTGATCGGCCGCACGAAGGCCCGCCTGTGGGACGTGACCAAGGAGGCCCCCGCGCTCATCCAGCCAGGGGACCGTGTGCAGTTCAAGGCGATCCGCGAGCAGGTCTCCATACCGCCCATCAAGCTTCCGAGCTTCATTCGCTCCGCGCGGCACCTGGAGATCCGGGACCCGGGCGTCTTCGCCACCATCCAGGACCTTGGACGCCCGGGCCTCGCCCGGATCGGCGTCACTCGCTCCGGCGCTGTTGACCGCTGGGGGCTGCGCCGCGCCAATCAGCTCGTGGGCAACGAGCCGGGCGCCGCTTGCGTGGAGTTCATCGGCGGCACGTTCCGTCTGGCGGCGCGCACGGACCAGGTCGTTGCCGTGACCGGCGCGCTCGTGCCGATCAAGATCACCACCCCGGACGGTCGCACGCGCCGCGCCGTGACCGAGGCGCCGCTTCAGCTCAAGCAGGGGGACCGGCTGCACGTGGGCGCCCCCGAGGCGGGCCTGCGCAGCTACCTCGCGGTCCGTGGCGGGTTCGATGTCGCGGAGATCGTCGGCAGCCGCTCCACGGACACGCTCTCGGGCGTGGGCCCCGAGCGCCTCGTCGAGGGCACCCGCCTTGCGGTCCTCCCGCCGGCCCCGAAGTCCTTCGTGGGCGACGCGGGCTCGCCCGTCGAGGGCCTCCCGGCTGCCGGCGGCGAGGCGACGACCCTGCGCATCACCCTCGGTCCCCGCCAGGACTGGTTCACGGACGAGTCCCTTGCGGCGTTCCTCGCCGGCGAGTACGAGGTCACCCAGAAGTCCAGCCGAGTCGGCGTCCGCTTCACGGGCCCGGCCCTGGAGCGCGCCGCCGAGGGCGAGCTCGCCTCCGAGGGCACCGTGGCCGGCGCCCTCCAGATCCCCAAGGACGGCCTGCCCGTCCTCTTCCTCCAGGATCACCCGGTGACGGGCGGCTACCCCGTCCTCGGCGCGGTCATCGACGAGGACCTGTGGATCGCCGGACAGCTCCCGCCCGGCGCCACGGTGCGCTTCGCCGTCGTCGACTGA
- a CDS encoding LamB/YcsF family protein, which produces MSHAIDLNSDVGESFGRWTLGDDSAVMESVSSINAACGFHAGDPSVMLATCKTAVERGVTIGAHPAYRDLAGFGRRFLDASPAELTADVIYQIGALQAMASVAGGRVAYVKPHGALYNTIVHHEAQAAAVVSAIAAVDQSLTLLTLPGSVAGRLAEEAGLRVAHEAFADRAYMPDGSLVSRREPGAVLTEEQIPEHVTRIANGEIKAIDGTIIPVTAHSICVHGDSPGAVAMAADVKRTLEAEGITIRSFA; this is translated from the coding sequence ATGAGCCACGCAATCGATCTCAACAGCGACGTTGGAGAGTCCTTCGGACGGTGGACCCTCGGGGACGACTCGGCCGTCATGGAGTCCGTCTCCAGCATCAATGCCGCCTGCGGCTTCCACGCAGGGGACCCGTCCGTCATGCTTGCCACCTGCAAGACCGCCGTGGAGCGGGGGGTCACCATTGGCGCCCACCCCGCGTACCGTGACCTGGCCGGCTTCGGGCGGCGCTTCCTTGACGCCTCCCCCGCGGAGCTCACCGCGGACGTCATCTACCAGATCGGCGCCCTCCAGGCGATGGCCTCTGTGGCGGGCGGACGGGTGGCCTACGTCAAGCCCCACGGCGCCCTGTACAACACGATCGTGCATCACGAGGCGCAAGCCGCCGCCGTCGTCTCCGCGATTGCCGCAGTGGACCAGAGCCTGACGCTCCTGACCCTGCCCGGCTCCGTGGCGGGCCGCCTCGCAGAGGAGGCCGGCCTGCGCGTGGCGCACGAGGCGTTCGCGGACCGCGCCTACATGCCGGACGGCAGCCTCGTCTCCCGCCGCGAGCCCGGGGCCGTCCTCACCGAGGAGCAGATCCCGGAGCACGTCACGCGGATCGCCAACGGCGAGATCAAGGCGATCGACGGCACGATCATCCCGGTCACCGCCCACAGCATCTGCGTCCACGGGGACTCCCCGGGCGCGGTGGCCATGGCCGCCGACGTCAAGCGGACCCTCGAGGCCGAGGGCATCACCATCAGGAGCTTCGCATGA
- a CDS encoding RNA-binding domain-containing protein, whose translation MTWTVDRLTEALAALRIHRGDSTHLELKRAAGGLPQSCAETICAFANMPRGGTIVLGVDEARGLEVTGVEDPARLAQGLAAQARTAVNPSPHVEIETLVVDGRPVVIADVVPLPLTERPAETRGRAYLRQADGDYPMQPHELRMIEVQKLHADEAVHYDRTPVNGQTADDLDPGILADYLSEVRRSNPRLRDEDDAAILRQTGVTTASGSLTLAGLYAMGRYPQGEEPSLTVTAAVQLPYSASGGRTRNLQDFTGPIPALLEEIMDWVAQNVPTVQAYRESGHMRSVPEYPLDAVRELVANALVHRDLGPDTLGAGKSIQIRLTPRGLFIVSPGGLKNVSVEQLRSEEHAQAAVNQRLYAIAKKLRTRDGDAVVEGEGGGLRLVHRASARAGLLPPALDDTGVQFKVTLWAPVRDGETAPRAGTSSGTGSVSGVPEQVPALPDMSQADDDGAAAPTPAAASAHAAAATTKNGPVILAALAQAGRPLRFSELRAAASLSPGQVRYAVGALLDAGVLRMNGGQGERTTTYELTAAPAGAPERPTPLLDPVGRRISTKNPA comes from the coding sequence ATGACGTGGACCGTTGACCGCCTCACGGAGGCTCTGGCCGCCCTCAGGATCCATCGCGGGGACTCGACGCATCTCGAGCTCAAGCGCGCGGCAGGCGGGCTTCCGCAGTCATGTGCCGAGACGATCTGCGCTTTCGCGAACATGCCTCGCGGCGGAACCATTGTCTTGGGTGTGGACGAGGCTCGCGGCCTGGAGGTCACCGGGGTCGAGGACCCCGCGCGACTGGCCCAGGGCCTCGCCGCGCAGGCCCGCACAGCCGTCAACCCCTCCCCGCACGTGGAGATCGAGACGCTCGTCGTCGATGGCCGGCCCGTGGTCATCGCGGACGTCGTCCCCCTGCCTTTGACCGAACGCCCGGCCGAGACGCGCGGCCGGGCCTACCTCCGCCAAGCTGACGGGGACTATCCCATGCAGCCCCACGAGCTCCGCATGATCGAGGTCCAGAAGCTCCACGCTGACGAGGCGGTCCACTATGACCGAACCCCCGTCAACGGCCAGACCGCGGATGACCTGGATCCGGGGATCCTCGCCGACTACCTGAGTGAGGTGCGCCGCTCGAATCCGCGCCTCAGGGACGAGGATGACGCGGCAATTCTCCGCCAGACGGGAGTCACCACCGCCTCGGGCTCGCTCACGCTGGCTGGTCTGTACGCCATGGGGCGCTACCCCCAGGGGGAGGAGCCGTCCCTCACCGTGACCGCGGCGGTGCAGCTGCCGTACAGCGCGTCCGGGGGCCGCACGCGCAACCTCCAGGACTTCACGGGGCCCATCCCGGCGCTGCTTGAGGAGATCATGGACTGGGTGGCCCAGAACGTCCCCACAGTCCAGGCCTACCGCGAGAGCGGGCACATGCGCTCGGTCCCGGAGTATCCCCTGGACGCCGTCCGTGAGCTCGTCGCCAACGCGCTGGTCCACCGGGATCTTGGTCCTGACACGCTCGGTGCGGGCAAGAGCATCCAGATTCGCCTCACTCCGAGGGGCCTGTTCATCGTCAGCCCTGGGGGGCTCAAGAACGTCTCTGTCGAGCAGCTGCGCAGCGAGGAGCACGCCCAGGCGGCGGTCAATCAGCGTCTCTACGCGATCGCCAAGAAGCTCCGCACACGGGATGGCGACGCGGTCGTCGAGGGCGAAGGCGGCGGGCTGCGTCTCGTCCACCGCGCCTCAGCACGCGCGGGCCTCCTCCCGCCGGCCCTTGATGACACCGGCGTCCAGTTCAAGGTCACGCTCTGGGCGCCGGTGCGCGACGGCGAGACAGCGCCCCGCGCCGGGACCTCGTCCGGGACGGGCTCCGTCTCCGGGGTTCCGGAGCAGGTCCCGGCCCTGCCTGACATGTCCCAGGCGGACGACGACGGTGCCGCCGCCCCCACCCCCGCGGCAGCCTCAGCGCACGCGGCGGCCGCCACGACCAAGAACGGCCCCGTGATCCTCGCCGCGCTGGCCCAGGCCGGCCGGCCCCTGCGATTCTCCGAGCTCCGGGCGGCTGCTTCCCTCTCACCTGGCCAGGTGCGGTATGCGGTGGGTGCGCTCCTCGACGCAGGGGTGCTCCGTATGAACGGCGGCCAGGGGGAGAGGACGACGACGTACGAGCTCACCGCGGCCCCCGCCGGCGCCCCCGAGCGCCCTACGCCCCTCCTTGACCCCGTTGGGCGGCGAATTTCAACCAAAAACCCGGCCTAA
- a CDS encoding FAD-binding dehydrogenase has protein sequence MSHTSGSRTSSSPYDLIVIGAGLAGLTAAAEAAEAGLRVAVLEQEGPQSLGGQAFWSFGGLFLVDSPEQRRLGIKDSAELAWQDWEGSAGFDRPEDHWPREWAKAYVEWAAGPKREWLKQQGHRLFPVVGWAERGSGLARSHGNSVPRFHITWGTGPELVEVLARRCRAQEAIGRLDFLFRHQVDEILTSGGAVAGVKGTVLAHDDAPRGTATSREPAGEFELSGPAVVVATGGIGGSLDAVRAAWPERLGAAPKDMVAGVPAYVDGRGIQIARQAGGAVINEDRMWHYVEGIKNWDPVWKNHGIRILPGPSSLWLDATGRRLPVPLFPGFDTLGTLEHLRTTGHDHSWFVLTPAIIAKEFALSGQEQNPDLTGKSVKAVLSRATQGIPGPVQAFLDHGEDFVQADTVEDLVRKMQALEGGEVLDGEQVALEIEARDREIANPFTKDLQVTALRGARNYIGDRLIRTAKPHRLLDPEAGGLIAVKLHVLTRKTLGGLHTDLGSRVLGHDGEPVPGLYAAGEAAGFGGGGVHGYRSLEGTFLGGCLFSGLRAGRDVIARS, from the coding sequence ATGAGCCACACCTCCGGATCGCGCACCAGCTCTTCTCCCTACGACCTCATCGTCATCGGCGCCGGGCTTGCGGGCCTCACGGCGGCCGCCGAAGCGGCAGAGGCAGGCCTCCGCGTCGCCGTCCTTGAGCAGGAGGGCCCGCAGAGCCTCGGCGGCCAGGCCTTCTGGTCCTTCGGCGGTCTGTTCCTCGTGGACTCGCCGGAGCAGCGCCGCCTGGGCATCAAGGACTCCGCGGAGCTCGCCTGGCAGGACTGGGAGGGCTCGGCGGGGTTCGACCGCCCCGAGGACCACTGGCCCCGCGAGTGGGCCAAGGCCTACGTCGAGTGGGCGGCTGGCCCCAAGCGGGAGTGGCTCAAGCAGCAGGGCCACCGCCTCTTCCCTGTCGTCGGCTGGGCTGAGCGCGGCTCCGGTCTCGCCCGCTCGCACGGCAATTCCGTGCCCCGCTTCCACATCACCTGGGGCACGGGCCCCGAGCTCGTGGAGGTTCTTGCGCGCCGCTGCCGCGCCCAGGAGGCCATCGGTCGCCTGGACTTCCTCTTCCGTCACCAGGTGGATGAGATCCTCACCTCTGGCGGCGCTGTCGCCGGGGTCAAGGGGACGGTTTTGGCGCACGACGACGCGCCTCGCGGCACCGCAACCTCGCGCGAGCCCGCGGGCGAGTTCGAGTTGAGCGGCCCCGCCGTCGTCGTCGCCACGGGAGGAATTGGAGGCAGCCTGGACGCGGTGAGGGCCGCCTGGCCCGAGCGCCTGGGCGCCGCGCCGAAGGACATGGTTGCGGGCGTTCCCGCGTACGTGGACGGCCGCGGCATTCAGATCGCCCGGCAGGCCGGTGGCGCGGTCATCAACGAGGACCGTATGTGGCACTACGTTGAGGGCATCAAGAACTGGGACCCGGTGTGGAAGAACCACGGCATTCGCATCCTGCCCGGCCCAAGCTCCCTCTGGCTCGACGCCACCGGGCGCCGCCTGCCCGTCCCGCTGTTCCCCGGGTTCGACACGCTGGGCACGCTGGAGCACCTGCGCACCACGGGCCACGACCACTCGTGGTTTGTCCTCACCCCTGCGATCATCGCCAAGGAGTTCGCCCTCTCCGGCCAGGAGCAGAACCCGGACCTGACGGGCAAGTCCGTCAAAGCGGTGCTCTCCCGCGCCACGCAGGGCATCCCGGGGCCTGTGCAGGCGTTCTTGGACCACGGCGAGGACTTCGTCCAGGCGGACACGGTGGAGGACCTGGTGCGGAAGATGCAGGCCCTCGAGGGCGGGGAGGTGCTGGACGGCGAGCAGGTCGCGCTCGAGATCGAGGCCCGTGACCGGGAGATCGCGAACCCCTTCACGAAGGACCTTCAGGTCACGGCGCTGCGCGGCGCCCGCAACTACATCGGGGACCGCCTCATCCGGACCGCCAAGCCGCACCGCCTCCTCGACCCGGAGGCCGGGGGCCTGATCGCCGTGAAGCTGCACGTCCTGACGCGCAAGACGCTGGGCGGCCTCCACACGGACCTCGGGTCCCGGGTGCTGGGGCACGACGGCGAGCCCGTGCCGGGGCTGTACGCCGCGGGCGAGGCTGCCGGGTTCGGCGGCGGCGGCGTCCACGGGTACCGCTCGCTTGAGGGCACGTTCCTCGGCGGCTGCCTGTTCTCGGGTCTGCGGGCGGGCCGCGACGTCATCGCGCGCAGCTGA
- a CDS encoding Na+/H+ antiporter: MHLVQVLMTLVAVVVVVLMARPLGERSGVNAALILTVLGIGVSFLPFVHVEALEPELVLLVILPPILYAAAVNVSLPDFRAEIKPIIRLSVGLVVFTAFVTGLIAWWLLPIGFAAALALGAVVGPPDAVAAMAIGKKLGLPRRVMTLLEGESLLNDATALVLLTTAISAISQQASPGGVALGFLISVGGGILIGVVVGFLVNKVHTLTNDTTIATGVSLITPWLAFVPAEEIHASGVLAVVIAGLVIGHKAPVVQTASARLAQSVNWRTISFLLEHSVFFLIGLQASQIVEGVHDAHHDTASTWIAVVVIYLGVVAARFVWVFSSYLGFFGRHRRGQQNLSWQQAFVLSFAGMRGVVTLASVFLIPEDTPYRDVIVLAALFVTVASLLVQGLSMPWVVRKLGVVGAGVRSEILQEAHIIQRLAVTGKKRLDEVAAADGKPENESDQAVIDRLDTLNQVLANRVWERLGRQSDGEAPSHLYRRYRLEMIKAQRAEALTMGNERSVDYEVLQKVLAGLDVEEAGLESAEAAETLEPEADDQVMTDRCVHLVDTDGWDPAPLSDVCEDCEAEGLTPVHLRLCMQCGYVGCCDSSPGEHMTKHFKESGHPVLRSFEPGEAWRWCNVDHLLS; the protein is encoded by the coding sequence TTGCACCTCGTCCAAGTCCTCATGACCCTCGTGGCAGTGGTCGTCGTCGTCCTCATGGCCCGCCCCCTGGGGGAGCGGTCCGGCGTCAACGCCGCCCTGATCCTCACCGTCCTCGGAATCGGCGTGTCCTTCCTGCCGTTCGTCCACGTGGAGGCCCTGGAGCCGGAGCTCGTCCTTCTCGTCATCCTGCCGCCCATCCTCTACGCGGCGGCCGTCAACGTCTCCCTCCCGGACTTCCGTGCCGAGATCAAGCCGATCATCCGCCTGTCCGTTGGACTCGTCGTCTTCACGGCCTTCGTCACAGGCCTGATCGCCTGGTGGCTCCTGCCCATCGGGTTCGCGGCGGCCCTGGCCCTCGGCGCCGTCGTCGGCCCCCCTGACGCGGTCGCCGCCATGGCCATCGGCAAGAAGCTCGGCCTCCCGCGCCGCGTCATGACGCTCCTCGAGGGCGAGTCCCTCCTCAACGACGCCACGGCCCTCGTCCTGCTGACGACCGCCATCTCCGCGATCTCGCAGCAGGCCAGCCCCGGCGGCGTGGCCCTGGGCTTCCTCATCTCTGTCGGCGGCGGCATCCTCATCGGTGTCGTCGTCGGCTTCCTCGTCAACAAGGTGCACACGCTGACGAACGACACGACGATCGCCACGGGCGTCTCTCTCATCACCCCCTGGCTCGCGTTCGTCCCGGCCGAGGAGATCCACGCCTCGGGTGTGCTCGCCGTCGTCATCGCGGGCCTCGTCATCGGCCACAAGGCCCCCGTCGTCCAGACGGCGTCCGCGCGCCTGGCCCAGTCCGTCAACTGGCGGACGATCTCCTTCCTCCTCGAGCACTCCGTCTTCTTCCTCATCGGACTCCAAGCCAGCCAGATTGTTGAAGGGGTTCACGACGCCCATCACGACACGGCCAGCACGTGGATCGCCGTCGTCGTCATCTACCTGGGCGTGGTGGCCGCGCGGTTCGTCTGGGTGTTCTCCTCCTACCTCGGATTCTTCGGCCGGCATCGGCGGGGCCAGCAGAACCTCAGCTGGCAGCAGGCCTTCGTGCTCTCGTTCGCGGGCATGCGCGGCGTGGTGACCCTGGCGTCCGTCTTCCTCATCCCCGAGGACACCCCGTACCGGGACGTCATCGTCCTGGCGGCGCTCTTCGTGACCGTCGCGTCTCTGCTCGTGCAGGGGCTGTCGATGCCGTGGGTCGTGCGGAAGCTGGGCGTCGTCGGGGCGGGCGTCCGCAGCGAGATCCTCCAAGAGGCGCACATCATTCAGCGCCTGGCGGTCACGGGAAAGAAGCGCCTCGACGAGGTGGCGGCTGCCGATGGCAAGCCGGAGAACGAGTCGGATCAGGCCGTCATCGACCGCCTCGACACCCTCAATCAGGTGCTCGCCAACCGCGTGTGGGAGCGGCTCGGGCGTCAGTCCGACGGGGAGGCGCCGTCACACCTCTACCGCCGCTACAGGCTCGAGATGATCAAGGCGCAGCGAGCCGAGGCTCTGACCATGGGCAACGAGCGCAGCGTCGACTACGAGGTGCTGCAGAAGGTGCTCGCGGGGCTGGATGTGGAAGAGGCGGGCCTTGAGTCGGCTGAGGCCGCGGAGACCCTCGAGCCGGAGGCCGACGACCAGGTGATGACGGACCGGTGCGTGCACCTCGTGGACACGGACGGCTGGGACCCCGCGCCCCTCTCCGACGTGTGCGAGGACTGCGAGGCCGAGGGCCTCACCCCCGTCCACCTGCGCCTGTGCATGCAGTGCGGGTACGTGGGCTGCTGCGACTCGTCCCCGGGCGAGCACATGACCAAGCACTTCAAGGAGTCGGGCCACCCCGTGCTGCGGTCCTTCGAGCCGGGCGAGGCCTGGCGCTGGTGCAACGTGGACCACCTCCTCTCCTAG
- the rpf gene encoding resuscitation-promoting factor Rpf — MKTFTMNRTVRGGAAALALAGVSLGFAGTSAQAADASTWDALAQCESGGNWAINTGNGFYGGLQFTQQSWNGVGMSGSPANASREQQIQAGERLLALQGWGAWPACSAKLGLYGKAGASSAAAAAPVQQAAAVQAPAAALQAPAYKAPAAQAPVAQAPAAQAPAAQAPAAQAPVAQAPAAQAPATAGETFEYTIQAGDTLSALAEKYNVEGGWKALYELNKDTVIHADLIITGHKLNIPVAK, encoded by the coding sequence ATGAAGACTTTCACCATGAACCGTACGGTCCGCGGCGGCGCAGCAGCGCTCGCCCTGGCAGGCGTCTCCCTCGGGTTCGCCGGCACCTCCGCTCAGGCAGCGGATGCCTCCACCTGGGACGCCCTCGCGCAGTGCGAGTCCGGCGGCAACTGGGCCATCAACACGGGCAACGGCTTCTACGGCGGCCTGCAGTTCACGCAGCAGTCCTGGAACGGCGTTGGCATGAGCGGCTCCCCCGCGAACGCCAGCCGTGAGCAGCAGATCCAGGCCGGCGAGCGCCTCCTCGCGCTCCAGGGCTGGGGCGCATGGCCCGCTTGCTCCGCCAAGCTTGGCCTCTACGGCAAGGCTGGCGCTTCCTCGGCCGCCGCTGCCGCTCCGGTCCAGCAGGCTGCCGCTGTCCAGGCCCCCGCCGCCGCTCTCCAGGCCCCGGCCTACAAGGCTCCGGCCGCACAGGCCCCCGTTGCCCAGGCACCGGCTGCTCAGGCTCCCGCCGCACAGGCACCCGCGGCACAGGCACCTGTTGCTCAGGCACCCGCCGCACAGGCTCCGGCCACCGCAGGCGAGACCTTCGAGTACACGATCCAGGCTGGCGACACCCTCTCCGCTCTCGCGGAGAAGTACAACGTCGAGGGTGGCTGGAAGGCCCTCTACGAGCTGAACAAGGACACGGTCATCCACGCCGACCTCATCATCACGGGCCACAAGCTCAACATCCCGGTCGCCAAGTAA
- a CDS encoding lipid II:glycine glycyltransferase FemX, which translates to MNSSRLTVEPVSASEHESTIAALPVELHVPFEQSAAWAGVDIANGARSHYAFLHFKREGELVAFASVDRYVRRTRESLVVMAGPVFTVERTPALEKAVVEALAEHARQDPTINPMYLRVFLDYPDAVPGTVRSIERGLYEREVVVELGKSPEALKKSFSSTARTRINRAARAGVEVREITENRGEVFRTECFPIMEETASRDAFSLLPAAHYVSVLEDAPEYSRLYVAYAPASDDAPEAAEKIPVAWMLTTEYHGRGCYLYGASNHRAQETSAMFALMHTILLRLTETGNREVGLTGITSERFPELKGVENFKLRFSKRIDELPRLFDVPLQPLKYRALRAALLTRSQGPALARDAVSRAKDLAGKARAAVTRPKAGAAQESIAKN; encoded by the coding sequence ATGAATTCCTCGCGACTCACCGTTGAACCCGTGTCAGCTTCCGAGCACGAATCCACGATTGCGGCCCTACCGGTTGAGCTGCACGTGCCCTTTGAGCAGTCTGCCGCGTGGGCGGGGGTGGATATCGCCAACGGCGCCCGCAGCCACTACGCCTTCCTCCACTTCAAGCGCGAGGGCGAGCTCGTGGCCTTTGCGTCCGTGGACCGCTACGTGCGGCGCACCCGCGAGTCCCTCGTCGTCATGGCGGGCCCGGTCTTCACGGTGGAGCGCACGCCCGCCCTGGAGAAGGCCGTTGTCGAGGCCCTCGCTGAACACGCTCGCCAGGACCCGACGATCAACCCCATGTACCTGCGCGTCTTCCTCGACTACCCGGATGCCGTGCCGGGCACGGTCCGCTCGATCGAGCGCGGCCTGTACGAGCGCGAGGTCGTCGTCGAGCTCGGCAAGTCCCCCGAGGCGCTCAAGAAGTCCTTCTCCTCCACCGCTCGCACGCGGATCAACCGGGCGGCTCGCGCCGGCGTCGAGGTCCGCGAGATCACGGAGAACCGGGGCGAGGTCTTCCGCACGGAGTGCTTCCCCATCATGGAGGAGACTGCCAGCCGGGATGCGTTCAGCCTCCTGCCTGCCGCGCATTACGTCTCCGTCCTTGAGGACGCTCCGGAGTACTCACGCCTGTACGTCGCCTACGCTCCTGCGTCCGACGACGCTCCGGAGGCCGCCGAGAAGATCCCCGTCGCGTGGATGCTGACCACCGAATACCACGGGCGCGGCTGCTACCTCTACGGCGCCTCGAACCACAGGGCCCAGGAGACGAGTGCGATGTTCGCGCTCATGCACACGATCCTGCTCCGCCTGACGGAGACGGGCAACCGGGAGGTGGGCCTGACGGGGATTACCTCGGAGCGCTTCCCGGAGCTCAAGGGCGTGGAGAACTTCAAGCTGCGCTTCTCCAAGCGGATCGACGAGCTTCCCCGCCTCTTCGATGTCCCCCTCCAGCCGCTCAAGTACCGCGCCCTGCGCGCGGCGCTGCTCACGAGGTCTCAGGGACCGGCTCTCGCGCGGGACGCCGTGAGCCGAGCCAAGGACCTGGCCGGCAAGGCGCGCGCCGCCGTGACGCGCCCGAAGGCCGGCGCAGCCCAGGAGAGCATCGCGAAGAACTAG